Proteins encoded together in one Canis aureus isolate CA01 chromosome 21, VMU_Caureus_v.1.0, whole genome shotgun sequence window:
- the CHRM4 gene encoding muscarinic acetylcholine receptor M4: protein MANFTPVNGSSGNQSVRLVTSAHNRYETVEMIFIATVTGSLSLVTVVGNILVMLSIKVNRQLQTVNNYFLFSLACADLIIGAFSMNLYTVYIIKGYWPLGAVVCDLWLALDYVVSNASVMNLLIISFDRYFCVTKPLTYPARRTTKMAGLMIAAAWVLSFVLWAPAILFWQFVVGKRTVPDNQCFIQFLSNPAVTFGTAIAAFYLPVVIMTVLYIHISLASRSRVHKHRPEGPKEKKAKTLAFLKSPLMKQSIKKPPPGEAAQEELRNGKLEEAPPPVLPPPPRPVADKDTSNESSSGSATHNTKERPATELSTTEATTPAMPAPPLQPRALNPASKWSKIQIVTKQTGNECVTAIEIVPATPAGMRPAANVARKFASIARNQVRKKRQMAARERKVTRTIFAILLAFILTWTPYNVMVLVNTFCQSCIPDTVWSIGYWLCYVNSTINPACYALCNATFKKTFRHLLLCQYRNIGTAR, encoded by the coding sequence ATGGCCAACTTCACGCCAGTCAACGGCAGCTCGGGCAACCAGTCCGTCCGCCTGGTCACGTCGGCCCATAACCGCTACGAGACGGTGGAGATGATATTCATCGCCACGGTGACGGGCTCTTTGAGCCTGGTGACTGTCGTGGGCAACATCCTGGTGATGCTGTCTATCAAGGTCAACAGGCAGCTGCAGACGGTCAACAACTACTTCCTGTTCAGCCTGGCTTGCGCCGACCTCATCATCGGCGCTTTCTCCATGAACCTCTACACCGTGTACATCATCAAGGGCTACTGGCCCCTGGGCGCCGTGGTCTGCGACCTGTGGCTGGCCCTGGACTACGTGGTGAGCAATGCTTCTGTCATGAACCTCCTCATCATCAGCTTTGACCGGTACTTCTGCGTCACCAAGCCCCTCACCTACCCCGCCCGGCGCACCACCAAGATGGCGGGCCTCATGATCGCCGCTGCCTGGGTCCTGTCCTTCGTGCTCTGGGCACCTGCCATCTTGTTCTGGCAGTTTGTGGTGGGCAAGCGGACGGTGCCAGACAACCAGTGCTTCATCCAGTTCCTGTCCAACCCAGCGGTGACCTTCGGCACAGCCATCGCTGCCTTCTACCTGCCCGTGGTCATCATGACGGTGCTCTACATCCACATCTCCCTGGCCAGTCGCAGCCGAGTGCACAAGCACCGGCCCGAGGGCCCGAAGGAGAAGAAGGCCAAGACCCTGGCCTTCCTCAAGAGCCCCCTGATGAAGCAGAGCATCAAGAAACCCCCGCCGGGGGAGGCGGCTCAAGAGGAGCTGCGCAACGGGAAGCTGGAGGAGGCGCCGCCCCCCGTGCTGccccccccgccgcgccccgtgGCCGACAAGGACACTTCCAACGAGTCCAGCTCCGGCAGCGCCACGCACAACACCAAGGAACGACCAGCCACGGAGCTGTCCACCACGGAGGCCACCACGCCTGCCATGCCCGCCCCGCCCCTACAGCCGCGGGCCCTCAACCCCGCGTCCAAATGGTCCAAGATCCAGATTGTGACGAAGCAGACAGGCAACGAGTGCGTGACAGCCATCGAGATCGTTCCTGCCACGCCGGCCGGCATGCGTCCGGCGGCCAACGTGGCCCGCAAGTTCGCCAGCATTGCCCGCAACCAGGTGCGCAAGAAGCGGCAGATGGCGGCCCGGGAGCGCAAGGTGACGCGGACCATCTTTGCCATCCTGCTGGCCTTCATCCTCACCTGGACGCCCTACAACGTCATGGTCCTGGTGAACACCTTTTGCCAGAGCTGCATTCCTGACACGGTGTGGTCCATCGGCTACTGGCTCTGCTACGTCAACAGCACCATCAACCCGGCCTGCTACGCTCTCTGCAACGCCACCTTTAAAAAGACCTTCCGGCACCTGCTGCTGTGCCAGTATCGGAACATCGGCACTGCCAGGTAG
- the MDK gene encoding midkine isoform X2, with the protein MQLRGFLLLALLTLLALPAAVAKKKDKVKKGGPGSECAEWTWGPCTPSSKDCGVGFREGTCGAQTQRIRCRVPCNWKKEFGADCKYKFENWGACDGGSGTKARQGTLKKARYNAQCQETIRVTKPCTPKTKAKAKAKKGKGKD; encoded by the exons ATGCAGCTCCGAGGCTTCCTCCTCCTCGCCCTCCTCACCCTGCTGGCGCTCCCCGCCGCGGTGGCCAAAAAGAAAG ACAAAGTGAAAAAGGGCGGCCCGGGGAGCGAGTGCGCGGAGTGGACCTGGGGGCCCTGCACCCCCAGCAGCAAGGACTGCGGCGTGGGTTTCCGCGAGGGTACCTGCGGGGCCCAGACCCAGCGCATCCGGTGCCGGGTGCCTTGCAACTGGAAGAAGGAGTTCGGAG CGGACTGCAAGTACAAGTTTGAGAACTGGGGGGCGTGTGACGGGGGCTCGGGCACCAAAGCCCGCCAAGGCACCCTCAAGAAGGCGCGATACAATGCCCAGTGCCAGGAGACCATCCGCGTGACCAAGCCCTGCACCCCCAAGACCAAAGCCAAGGCCAAAG ccaagaaagggaagggaaaggactAG
- the MDK gene encoding midkine isoform X1 translates to MKVKERMQLRGFLLLALLTLLALPAAVAKKKDKVKKGGPGSECAEWTWGPCTPSSKDCGVGFREGTCGAQTQRIRCRVPCNWKKEFGADCKYKFENWGACDGGSGTKARQGTLKKARYNAQCQETIRVTKPCTPKTKAKAKAKKGKGKD, encoded by the exons ATGAAAGTgaaagagag GATGCAGCTCCGAGGCTTCCTCCTCCTCGCCCTCCTCACCCTGCTGGCGCTCCCCGCCGCGGTGGCCAAAAAGAAAG ACAAAGTGAAAAAGGGCGGCCCGGGGAGCGAGTGCGCGGAGTGGACCTGGGGGCCCTGCACCCCCAGCAGCAAGGACTGCGGCGTGGGTTTCCGCGAGGGTACCTGCGGGGCCCAGACCCAGCGCATCCGGTGCCGGGTGCCTTGCAACTGGAAGAAGGAGTTCGGAG CGGACTGCAAGTACAAGTTTGAGAACTGGGGGGCGTGTGACGGGGGCTCGGGCACCAAAGCCCGCCAAGGCACCCTCAAGAAGGCGCGATACAATGCCCAGTGCCAGGAGACCATCCGCGTGACCAAGCCCTGCACCCCCAAGACCAAAGCCAAGGCCAAAG ccaagaaagggaagggaaaggactAG